The following nucleotide sequence is from Chitinispirillales bacterium ANBcel5.
CCTGTATTAAGGTTCACCTCAATATAGTATGTGCATGAAAAGAGCGTAAGAGAGACGCAGGTGTTGCCTTTATAGGTCAAAATTACTGCATAGGAGTACAGATCTCCACTATTGTTCCAAAGGGATCCTGTACATAGGCCACCACTTGTCCCCAGGGCTTTGTTTGTGGCTCTTTAATAATACGTGCCCCATTTGAAACAGCCTTATCCAATGCCCCTTTAACATCATCGGTGGTTAATGCTATTTCAAAGCAGTTTTTAACTCCCTTGAGTGGTTCGATACCGGTGTTGGCTTCAAGCATACTATTTGCTGCAAAGGACAGGGTCGTCTCACCACTCTTCATCTCTGCATACATATTGGATTCATGGATAAATTTGACCTCTAAACCGAAGGCAAGGTTATAAAATTGTGTGGCTTTAACCACATCCTCAACATAGATAATCACATACGTTAGTTTCACTTTTTACTCCTTTTGGTTTTAGAAGATTTCTTTTTTGGCGCGGGCAATTCTCTGGCTGTTATGGAGACAAGCTGGCTGATACGATCGCGGTCTTCTATCATATCATCCATTAAAAAGTACTCTTTTGAACCCTCATAGGGAGGTGACTTAGTAACCTTACCGATAAACGCTTCGCCGCCTGCTGTGGGTTTAAGGAAAAACTGACTGTTACAGATCAACCCTACCACTTTCCCGTCACAGTAGAGTGCGTATTCACCAAACATCTTCTTATATGTTACTGTTCCTGCATTTTTTAGCTGATCGGTCACAAATTCAACAAAATCGATACTTGATGACATCGCTTAGAACCTCCTCTTTTAGCTTTGAACTAAAAATAGAATTATGGAAGAGAAGGTGTATTGTAAAAACCGGACATTTAGAAAGTTCTATGATCATCGGAATTGATCTGGTTAGGCGAATCGCTGGTTTGGTTTGAGAAACAGAGTTGTATTGTAGTTAAGATAATAAGATTATATTTTATTGTTTATTCCAGCAACAAACTCATAAAAAGGACATACTCATGGATCTACTCATTGCGTTTGCATGGCTTGGAGCCGCACTGATTACAGGTAAACTGCTTCGCAGGGCGATACCTGTTTTCAAAACCATGTTTATCCCCAGCTCTATTCTTGGGGGAGTGGTTTTGCTTATAATCGGACCCGAAATTCTGGGAGCCGTGAGCGGAATACAACTGTTTCCCCAAAACGTACGTGGCATTTGG
It contains:
- a CDS encoding VOC family protein, which encodes MKLTYVIIYVEDVVKATQFYNLAFGLEVKFIHESNMYAEMKSGETTLSFAANSMLEANTGIEPLKGVKNCFEIALTTDDVKGALDKAVSNGARIIKEPQTKPWGQVVAYVQDPFGTIVEICTPMQ
- a CDS encoding TfoX/Sxy family protein → MSSSIDFVEFVTDQLKNAGTVTYKKMFGEYALYCDGKVVGLICNSQFFLKPTAGGEAFIGKVTKSPPYEGSKEYFLMDDMIEDRDRISQLVSITARELPAPKKKSSKTKRSKK